In Dromiciops gliroides isolate mDroGli1 chromosome 4, mDroGli1.pri, whole genome shotgun sequence, one DNA window encodes the following:
- the LOC122755339 gene encoding taste receptor type 2 member 7-like encodes MEIICDIVVSGEFFIGVLVNVFIGLVNFINWAKIRRVSTMDFIITGLAISRIILLWMIAIIIIALDFNFDENIGNKIRFMNTLWHLCSLSNAWLDACLNVFLFLKIANFSHPVFLWLKWRVDKVILRVLMGCLIIFLVICLPPTKKIPSIYFDLRKKANMTGKTQVSGTYFIFSLVFFYIGSLPPFTLCLVCCFLLVLSLWRHTQQRQLHITSSRDPSTEAHVKAMKFMISYLFFFLLYHVATIIAAVSFSVFNSKLGAKLAMIIMAVYPLTHSIILIVGNSNLRQAAVKALQKLRHFLRNSGKLLGARPEC; translated from the coding sequence ATGGAAATTATCTGTGACATTGTGGTATCTGGAGAATTCTTTATTGGGGTTTTGGTCAATGTTTTCATTGGACTAGTGAACTTCATAAATTGGGCCAAGATTAGGAGAGTGTCTACAATGGATTTCATCATCACAGGCTTGGCCATATCCAGGATCATTCTTCTGTGGATGATAGCAATTATCATTATTGCACTAGATTTCAATTTTGATGAAAACATAGGGAATAAAATAAGATTCATGAATACCTTATGGCATCTATGTAGTCTGTCAAATGCCTGGCTTGATGCCTGCCTCAATGTCTTCTTATTCCTGAAGATTGCCAACTTCTCCCACCCTGTCTTCCTCTGGCTGAAATGGAGGGTTGACAAGGTGATCCTTAGGGTGCTGATGGGATGCTTGatcatttttttggtcatttgcCTTCCACCAACCAAGAAAATACCTTCCATTTACTTTGATCtaagaaagaaagcaaacatGACGGGAAAGACTCAAGTAAGTGGTACCTACTTCATTTTTTCCCTAGTATTTTTCTATATAGGGAGCCTCCCTCCTTTCACTCTATGTCTGGTCTGTTGTTTCCTGTTAGTCCTATCACTATGGAGGCACACCCAGCAGAGACAGCTCCATATCACAAGCTCCAGAGACCCCAGCACAGAGGCCCACGTGAAGGCCATGAAATTCATGATCtcctaccttttcttctttctactataccatgtggCTACCATCATAGCAGCTGTAAGCTTCTCTGTGTTCAACAGCAAGCTGGGTGCAAAGTTGGCAATGATAATCATGGCtgtttaccctttgacccactccATCATTCTGATTGTAGGGAACAGCAACCTGAGGCAGGCCGCAGTGAAGGCACTGCAGAAACTAAGACACTTCCTCAGAAACTCTGGCAAACTCTTAGGAGCAAGACCTGAATGCTAA